In the genome of Mugil cephalus isolate CIBA_MC_2020 chromosome 21, CIBA_Mcephalus_1.1, whole genome shotgun sequence, one region contains:
- the LOC124998848 gene encoding galectin-3-like isoform X4, with the protein MDHSDTLCGSCPPSGSAPQPNSLWPNMQQSGGGFPAWPGQPTQPSPCWTGQPNTPCWPGTQPAQVPVPAPIAVSTPTQVITPPPVPTTTMVPTPAQVPAQVQAPVQPCQPCWPGTQYQPFQPPAPIQVPAPAPAPVPVPVAAPAAATSIHPSAPGWPAHPGWPYNPGQSGWPGQTPSIMPPHWLPPTSGPLSVPYNLNLARGVYDKMMMTILGHVKPNAKMFTVNFLRGNDIAFHINPRFTEGGKQVVVRNHKLGERWGPEERDLKGPFPFALGSPFEMKILCTPEAFRVAVNNIPLFEFAHRVRELNRIDRINILHDVVLTYVNVETLP; encoded by the exons ATGGAT caCTCTGACACTCTGTGTGGCAGCTGCCCACCGTCTGGCTCTGCCCCACAGCCTAACAGCCTCTGGCCTAACATGCAACAGTCAGGAGGTGGGTTCCCCGCGTGGCCAGGACAGCCCACCCAGCCCTCGCCGTGCTGGACTGGTCAGCCGAACACACCCTGTTGGCCGGGGACACAGCCGGCTCAGGTCCCAGTCCCTGCTCCAATTGCGGTTTCCACTCCCACTCAAGTCATAACACCACCCCCAGTACCAACCACAACTATGGTCCCAACTCCAGCTCAAGTTCCAGCTCAGGTTCAAGCTCCAGTGCAGCCCTGCCAGCCATGCTGGCCCGGTACCCAATACCAACCTTTCCAGCCACCAGCTCCCATTCAagttccagctccagctccagctccagttcCAGTTCCAGTTGCAGCACCTGCCGCTGCTACCAGCATCCACCCAAGTGCACCAGGCTGGCCTGCCCACCCTGGTTGGCCTTACAACCCAGGACAGTCAGGATGGCCCGGCCAGACTCCATCTATCATGCCTCCACACTGGCTACCACCCACATCTGGACCTCTA AGCGTGCCGTACAACTTGAACCTCGCCCGAGGGGTGTatgataaaatgatgatgacCATCTTGGGCCACGTTAAGCCTAATGCTAAAAT GTTTACAGTGAACTTTCTGAGAGGCAACGACATTGCCTTTCACATCAACCCCCGCTTCACTGAGGGGGGGAAACAGGTTGTGGTTCGCAACCACAAACTGGGTGAGCGCTGGGGCCCAGAAGAGAGGGACCTGAAGGGGCCGTTCCCTTTTGCTCTCGGGAGCCCTTTCGAG ATGAAGATCCTGTGCACTCCTGAAGCCTTCAGGGTGGCGGTCAACAACATCCCGCTGTTTGAGTTCGCTCACCGCGTCAGAGAGCTCAACCGGATCGACAGAATCAACATCTTACATGATGTCGTCCTCACCTACGTCAACGTGGAGACGCTTCCCTGA
- the LOC124998848 gene encoding galectin-3-like isoform X3, with amino-acid sequence MDVSTSPHSQISTLHSDTLCGSCPPSGSAPQPNSLWPNMQQSGGGFPAWPGQPTQPSPCWTGQPNTPCWPGTQPAQVPVPAPIAVSTPTQVITPPPVPTTTMVPTPAQVPAQVQAPVQPCQPCWPGTQYQPFQPPAPIQVPAPAPAPVPVPVAAPAAATSIHPSAPGWPAHPGWPYNPGQSGWPGQTPSIMPPHWLPPTSGPLSVPYNLNLARGVYDKMMMTILGHVKPNAKMFTVNFLRGNDIAFHINPRFTEGGKQVVVRNHKLGERWGPEERDLKGPFPFALGSPFEMKILCTPEAFRVAVNNIPLFEFAHRVRELNRIDRINILHDVVLTYVNVETLP; translated from the exons ATGGATGTAAGTACTTCACCACATTCTCAGATCTCCACTCTG caCTCTGACACTCTGTGTGGCAGCTGCCCACCGTCTGGCTCTGCCCCACAGCCTAACAGCCTCTGGCCTAACATGCAACAGTCAGGAGGTGGGTTCCCCGCGTGGCCAGGACAGCCCACCCAGCCCTCGCCGTGCTGGACTGGTCAGCCGAACACACCCTGTTGGCCGGGGACACAGCCGGCTCAGGTCCCAGTCCCTGCTCCAATTGCGGTTTCCACTCCCACTCAAGTCATAACACCACCCCCAGTACCAACCACAACTATGGTCCCAACTCCAGCTCAAGTTCCAGCTCAGGTTCAAGCTCCAGTGCAGCCCTGCCAGCCATGCTGGCCCGGTACCCAATACCAACCTTTCCAGCCACCAGCTCCCATTCAagttccagctccagctccagctccagttcCAGTTCCAGTTGCAGCACCTGCCGCTGCTACCAGCATCCACCCAAGTGCACCAGGCTGGCCTGCCCACCCTGGTTGGCCTTACAACCCAGGACAGTCAGGATGGCCCGGCCAGACTCCATCTATCATGCCTCCACACTGGCTACCACCCACATCTGGACCTCTA AGCGTGCCGTACAACTTGAACCTCGCCCGAGGGGTGTatgataaaatgatgatgacCATCTTGGGCCACGTTAAGCCTAATGCTAAAAT GTTTACAGTGAACTTTCTGAGAGGCAACGACATTGCCTTTCACATCAACCCCCGCTTCACTGAGGGGGGGAAACAGGTTGTGGTTCGCAACCACAAACTGGGTGAGCGCTGGGGCCCAGAAGAGAGGGACCTGAAGGGGCCGTTCCCTTTTGCTCTCGGGAGCCCTTTCGAG ATGAAGATCCTGTGCACTCCTGAAGCCTTCAGGGTGGCGGTCAACAACATCCCGCTGTTTGAGTTCGCTCACCGCGTCAGAGAGCTCAACCGGATCGACAGAATCAACATCTTACATGATGTCGTCCTCACCTACGTCAACGTGGAGACGCTTCCCTGA
- the LOC124998848 gene encoding galectin-3-like isoform X2: MDLVSSVLSTLSLPRMSLLAPDPPVSPSSPSPPPPLSLSQHSDTLCGSCPPSGSAPQPNSLWPNMQQSGGGFPAWPGQPTQPSPCWTGQPNTPCWPGTQPAQVPVPAPIAVSTPTQVITPPPVPTTTMVPTPAQVPAQVQAPVQPCQPCWPGTQYQPFQPPAPIQVPAPAPAPVPVPVAAPAAATSIHPSAPGWPAHPGWPYNPGQSGWPGQTPSIMPPHWLPPTSGPLSVPYNLNLARGVYDKMMMTILGHVKPNAKMFTVNFLRGNDIAFHINPRFTEGGKQVVVRNHKLGERWGPEERDLKGPFPFALGSPFEANAWKRWQGLESHLCKQVLDNGAAVQQGGSWR, translated from the exons ATGGAT TTGGTGTCCTCCGTCCTATCCACCCTCTCTCTTCCACGTATGTCCCTGCTGGCTCCTGACCCTCCCGTCTCTCCATCCTCAccatctccccctcctcctctgtctctgtctcagcaCTCTGACACTCTGTGTGGCAGCTGCCCACCGTCTGGCTCTGCCCCACAGCCTAACAGCCTCTGGCCTAACATGCAACAGTCAGGAGGTGGGTTCCCCGCGTGGCCAGGACAGCCCACCCAGCCCTCGCCGTGCTGGACTGGTCAGCCGAACACACCCTGTTGGCCGGGGACACAGCCGGCTCAGGTCCCAGTCCCTGCTCCAATTGCGGTTTCCACTCCCACTCAAGTCATAACACCACCCCCAGTACCAACCACAACTATGGTCCCAACTCCAGCTCAAGTTCCAGCTCAGGTTCAAGCTCCAGTGCAGCCCTGCCAGCCATGCTGGCCCGGTACCCAATACCAACCTTTCCAGCCACCAGCTCCCATTCAagttccagctccagctccagctccagttcCAGTTCCAGTTGCAGCACCTGCCGCTGCTACCAGCATCCACCCAAGTGCACCAGGCTGGCCTGCCCACCCTGGTTGGCCTTACAACCCAGGACAGTCAGGATGGCCCGGCCAGACTCCATCTATCATGCCTCCACACTGGCTACCACCCACATCTGGACCTCTA AGCGTGCCGTACAACTTGAACCTCGCCCGAGGGGTGTatgataaaatgatgatgacCATCTTGGGCCACGTTAAGCCTAATGCTAAAAT GTTTACAGTGAACTTTCTGAGAGGCAACGACATTGCCTTTCACATCAACCCCCGCTTCACTGAGGGGGGGAAACAGGTTGTGGTTCGCAACCACAAACTGGGTGAGCGCTGGGGCCCAGAAGAGAGGGACCTGAAGGGGCCGTTCCCTTTTGCTCTCGGGAGCCCTTTCGAG GCTAACGCTTGGAAAAGATGGCAAGGCTTGGAAAGCCACTTGTGCAAGCAGGTCCTAGATAATGGAGCTGCTGTACAGCAgggaggctcctggag ATGA
- the LOC124998848 gene encoding galectin-3-like isoform X1, with protein sequence MDLVSSVLSTLSLPRMSLLAPDPPVSPSSPSPPPPLSLSQHSDTLCGSCPPSGSAPQPNSLWPNMQQSGGGFPAWPGQPTQPSPCWTGQPNTPCWPGTQPAQVPVPAPIAVSTPTQVITPPPVPTTTMVPTPAQVPAQVQAPVQPCQPCWPGTQYQPFQPPAPIQVPAPAPAPVPVPVAAPAAATSIHPSAPGWPAHPGWPYNPGQSGWPGQTPSIMPPHWLPPTSGPLSVPYNLNLARGVYDKMMMTILGHVKPNAKMFTVNFLRGNDIAFHINPRFTEGGKQVVVRNHKLGERWGPEERDLKGPFPFALGSPFEMKILCTPEAFRVAVNNIPLFEFAHRVRELNRIDRINILHDVVLTYVNVETLP encoded by the exons ATGGAT TTGGTGTCCTCCGTCCTATCCACCCTCTCTCTTCCACGTATGTCCCTGCTGGCTCCTGACCCTCCCGTCTCTCCATCCTCAccatctccccctcctcctctgtctctgtctcagcaCTCTGACACTCTGTGTGGCAGCTGCCCACCGTCTGGCTCTGCCCCACAGCCTAACAGCCTCTGGCCTAACATGCAACAGTCAGGAGGTGGGTTCCCCGCGTGGCCAGGACAGCCCACCCAGCCCTCGCCGTGCTGGACTGGTCAGCCGAACACACCCTGTTGGCCGGGGACACAGCCGGCTCAGGTCCCAGTCCCTGCTCCAATTGCGGTTTCCACTCCCACTCAAGTCATAACACCACCCCCAGTACCAACCACAACTATGGTCCCAACTCCAGCTCAAGTTCCAGCTCAGGTTCAAGCTCCAGTGCAGCCCTGCCAGCCATGCTGGCCCGGTACCCAATACCAACCTTTCCAGCCACCAGCTCCCATTCAagttccagctccagctccagctccagttcCAGTTCCAGTTGCAGCACCTGCCGCTGCTACCAGCATCCACCCAAGTGCACCAGGCTGGCCTGCCCACCCTGGTTGGCCTTACAACCCAGGACAGTCAGGATGGCCCGGCCAGACTCCATCTATCATGCCTCCACACTGGCTACCACCCACATCTGGACCTCTA AGCGTGCCGTACAACTTGAACCTCGCCCGAGGGGTGTatgataaaatgatgatgacCATCTTGGGCCACGTTAAGCCTAATGCTAAAAT GTTTACAGTGAACTTTCTGAGAGGCAACGACATTGCCTTTCACATCAACCCCCGCTTCACTGAGGGGGGGAAACAGGTTGTGGTTCGCAACCACAAACTGGGTGAGCGCTGGGGCCCAGAAGAGAGGGACCTGAAGGGGCCGTTCCCTTTTGCTCTCGGGAGCCCTTTCGAG ATGAAGATCCTGTGCACTCCTGAAGCCTTCAGGGTGGCGGTCAACAACATCCCGCTGTTTGAGTTCGCTCACCGCGTCAGAGAGCTCAACCGGATCGACAGAATCAACATCTTACATGATGTCGTCCTCACCTACGTCAACGTGGAGACGCTTCCCTGA